TAAGGATCCAAACTACGATATTCCTATTGATAGTATGTAATTTTGGTCTTTGAATATGATATACAATAACAAGTATAAAAGTATCTTCTATGTGCATTCTTTAATAATCACAATGGTAAACATATgataattaacaaatattttcagGGAGAGGTGTAAAGATAACGGGGAAATGGGTAAACAATCATTGGGTTAACATACCAGAAATGATACCGGAGCTTATTGTTCCTTCcctgaaaaattttaatttaaagccATATGTCTCTTATAGAGTTAAAGATATCAAAAAACGTGAATATACTGCTAAAGATTTATTTGATTTAGTGTATGCTGATAAAATTAAGAAAGATTTTAGAGAGGGTCAATTAAACCCGGATGGTGAACCATTAAATCCTAGTGAATATGAAGCATTGACAGCTGAAGAAGCTAGGATTCGGGCTGAAATGACTGGTACAGATATTTTCCAAATGGATGTAGAACGTCCAAAAAAGTCTTAAACATTATAACAAATGTAAATTAAGGAAActagaataaatataaataaaagaactTTAGTTTTATAGtttgcataatattttattcaatatGCTCATACGCACAATGTATACATTTGTTGACAGTTTTGTAATTTATAAACAGTAATTATTTACCATTATACATAACTTTAAGGAAATCAGATATTAATTTGgtacaaaatattaatttattgcaaGTACAAAaacgatttatttcaattataagTGGAATGTATTGCACGTTTCCATTAGATTTGTGTAATTAGATCAtgttctaatattttttaacacCATATTAATTAATGGTAAACAATTACTTTACTTGTACGTGTTAGCTAGATAGTACATTGccaaataataatttcatattatGTAACCTTTTGTAAATTCTGTTACTGCTAACAAAAATGATTTTGCAAAATTCAATGATACTTcaataaaacaaatttattaactAGTAAATCAACGATATACATTTATAGATGATGTCTGTTTCATGCAATCTCAAATTTCTATAATTACAAAAAAGACATGGATGGAAAAATGCAACAACGCCAAAACTGATTTTCAATTCCTGAGTTCCTCTAAAACAGTTTCCGGAATGTTATTTCGGGAACAATATGCCAGAACAAGATCTCGCATGATTATGCTAACTTAACAGCTATCTTTTTACTTATCAAAAGATTTTTTTGAGCGAAGTTTGATTGTTTTTGTTGGGTAAAAAATGGcggaaaatttgaatattaaagTCGTTGTCAGTTGTGCGCGGCCGGTATTGCTTCCTACTGACTAGACTACTAGAACCTAATATATATTTGCTTTTAAAAAGTGCTGTATTCGTATCAAAATGTACAAACATGTTGAAGTTATTATCGATTCCTTTCCTTTTCACTTAATAATAACCGTGCAAAAAGCTCGTAAAGCAAAACTATTTGGTTTTCATTTGGAGTAAAATGATAACTTTGTACTTACATTTATGCAAAATGTTGTATTGATAACTATTAATAcaatttgtattttatgtaaaaaataaaaatgcataaaaaacGTATAATTCAAAATGTAAACAGTCATTttgtgaaatattatatatacaacgattttatttaaacatttttacAGAATGCAGCACTTTTTTTACTTCTTTAAACAGCAGCTACTATTTATCACtatttattgtttttattatttcttaattttctatAACGATCATAATGAAGAGTGGAATGATGAAACACGTAGTTTTGTACAATATTATTAGAATAGTTATCAATAAAAATGTGTAACAAAAAACTTTAACAtggtttctttctctctttttctcttgctCTCTCATTTTATTAACTCC
The Bombus affinis isolate iyBomAffi1 chromosome 2, iyBomAffi1.2, whole genome shotgun sequence genome window above contains:
- the LOC126927233 gene encoding 39S ribosomal protein L41, mitochondrial, with the protein product MASTFMIVTRQISTSASCCGKRNFRMIQLFNKRGSRAYKEARAKDPNYDIPIDRRGVKITGKWVNNHWVNIPEMIPELIVPSLKNFNLKPYVSYRVKDIKKREYTAKDLFDLVYADKIKKDFREGQLNPDGEPLNPSEYEALTAEEARIRAEMTGTDIFQMDVERPKKS